A region of Vitis vinifera cultivar Pinot Noir 40024 chromosome 13, ASM3070453v1 DNA encodes the following proteins:
- the LOC100250154 gene encoding probable serine/threonine-protein kinase PBL7 has product MGCFPCAGKSNKKGKKNQEKNSKDQIPSTSERLKVNSSVDGRKDASKDGGSDHIAAHTFTFRELAAATKNFRAECLLGEGGFGRVYKGRLESTNKIVAIKQLDRNGLQGNREFLVEVLMLSLLHHPNLVNLIGYCADGDQRLLVYEYMALGSLEDHLHDLPPDKKRLDWNTRMKIAAGAAKGLEYLHDKASPPVIYRDLQCSNILLGEGYHPKLSDFGLAKLGPVGDKTHVSTRVMGTYGYCAPEYAMTGQLTLKSDVYSFGVVLLEIITGRKAIDNSKAAGEHNLVAWARPLFKDRRKFSQMADPMLHGQYPLRGLYQALAVAAMCVQEQPNMRPLIADVVTALTYLASQKYDPETQPVQSSRMGSSTPRSRREL; this is encoded by the exons ATGGGTTGTTTTCCCTGCGCtggaaaatcaaacaaaaaagggaagaagaatcAGGAAAAGAACTCCAAGGATCAGATCCCATCCACTTCAG aaaGGTTGAAGGTTAATTCGTCAGTAGATGGAAGGAAGGATGCCTCCAAGGATGGAGGCTCAGATCACATTGCAGCACATACATTCACATTTCGTGAATTGGCAGCTGCAACAAAGAATTTCAGAGCAGAATGTCTTTTGGGTGAAGGGGGTTTTGGCAGAGTCTATAAAGGGCGATTGGAGAGTACTAATAAG ATCGTAGCTATCAAGCAACTTGATCGTAATGGACTCCAAGGGAACCGAGAATTCCTTGTCGAAGTATTGATGTTAAGCCTGCTGCACCACCCTAACCTTGTTAACTTAATTGGTTATTGTGCTGATGGAGATCAGAGACTTTTGGTTTACGAATACATGGCATTAGGATCTTTGGAAGACCATCTACATG ACCTTCCACCTGATAAAAAACGACTCGACTGGAATACAAGAATGAAAATAGCTGCGGGTGCCGCAAAAGGCTTGGAGTATTTGCATGACAAAGCAAGCCCTCCTGTCATATATCGTGATTTGCAAtgctcaaacattttacttggTGAAGGGTATCATCCAAAGTTATCGGATTTTGGCTTGGCAAAATTGGGTCCAGTTGGGGATAAGACCCATGTGTCAACTAGAGTGATGGGGACCTATGGATATTGTGCACCAGAATATGCAATGACAGGTCAACTTACGTTAAAATCAGATGTTTATAGCTTTGGTGTTGTTCTTCTGGAAATCATCACTGGAAGAAAAGCAATTGACAATTCAAAAGCTGCTGGGGAACACAATTTGGTTGCATGG GCACGGCCTTTATTCAAGGATAGAAGGAAATTCTCACAGATGGCTGACCCAATGCTCCATGGCCAATACCCATTAAGAGGTTTGTACCAGGCTCTTGCTGTGGCTGCAATGTGTGTTCAGGAGCAGCCTAACATGCGGCCCCTTATAGCAGATGTAGTCACTGCCCTGACCTATCTTGCTTCCCAAAAATATGACCCTGAAACCCAGCCGGTCCAAAGCTCCCGGATGGGCTCTTCCACCCCTAGATCCAGAAGGGAACTGTGA
- the LOC100260403 gene encoding elongator complex protein 6: MDHHRSSTLLDEALALDWTQPRVIVIEDCVETNGAFVLHHVLKRSLALHTSSTSAVIFLAFSQPFSHYDRILRKLGCNLVTPKDNKRFVFFNLLTLECPDGDEGKTSGGLPSLYREIQKVIIALHEENRKSITIMIDDISLMEVAANGSTNHVLDFLHYCHTLTLEFGCLLVTVNHGDIYSSMERPALLLQMEYLADILIKAEPLSTGLATDVHGQLTVLNKGICEGQGNSRNRTHNFHFKVKENSVECFYPGTRT, encoded by the exons ATGGATCATCATCGTTCCTCAACGCTGTTGGACGAAGCCCTAGCTCTGGATTGGACGCAGCCAAGAGTGATCGTGATCGAGGACTGCGTCGAAACCAATGGCGCATTCGTTCTTCATCACGTCCTCAAGCGCTCTCTCGCTCTTCACACTTCTTCTACTTCTGCTGTGATTTTCTTGGCTTTTTCTCAACCATTTTCCCACTACGATCGCATCTTACGAAAATTG GGTTGCAACTTAGTCACGCCAAAGGACAATAAgagatttgttttctttaacCTGCTTACACTGGAATGTCCAG ATGGAGATGAAGGAAAAACCAGCGGTGGACTTCCTTCATTGTATAGGGAAATACAAAAGGTGATTATAGCCTTACATGAAGAGAACCGAAAGAGCATTACCATAATGATAGATGATATCTCTCTTATGGAGGTGGCCGCTAATGGTTCTACAAATCATGTCTTGGATTTTCTGCATTACTGCCACACTTTAACATTGGAATTT GGCTGTTTATTAGTTACAGTTAATCATGGGGATATCTATTCAAGCATGGAACGACCTGCACTTCTTTTACAGATGGAGTACCTTGCAGACATTCTGATAAAGGCAGAACCTCTCTCCACTGGTTTGGCAACTGATGTGCATGGACAG TTGACTGTTCTGAACAAGGGAATTTGTGAGGGGCAGGGGAACTCGAGGAACAGGACACATAATTTCCATTTCAAGGTTAAGGAAAATAGTGTTGAATGCTTTTATCCAGGGACTCGGACTTGA